GACATTTCGGACTTCAGCACGACACCATCGGCATCCGCTTCGGACGCAACCCAGCGCGCCAAGAAACGACCCGCCGGTCCGCGATTCATCTTCACCGTAGATGTACGCCACGTGTTTAGGAACATTATGGCGAAGTATCGCGACGTGATAGAAAACAAACGAACGGACAATACCACTGAAAAGTCAAAGGATGAAGCCTGGTCTCAGCTTTGCGAAGATTACAATAGCTTGGCCGGCACACGCACTGTGTGTGTAGCACAGCTACGAAAACTGTGGGATAATATGAAGTCCCGGTGGAAAAAGAAGAAGTCTGAAGAAACGAGGGAAATCTTTCGGACAGGTGAGCGAAAcagttttacattcaaaaactgtcccatacagtttcctgcatgttcgcacgtttcatcttctgacatcattttaatcctaacaatttggcattatttattaatgcgaaaaaatTATATGGTTACTTCGCatcagcaaaacgtgtccgcgAATTGTCTGCACGGTTATGTctttctgtggagataaatatgcaaaagtttgagtTAGGCAGTGCGCGAGTAGATCTTGAAgagggaaaagtttggttgatgaattgtaattagttaattaaagtgaaataatgaaataagaactgctgtgtttgaagcaggttttgtgtgaccgATTCGAttaaaaacgatgtaaatgcacgacaaggcttacttagtataaaaaacaaatttaaaaaatgaaaaacaagcaactacaaaataaattaaatgaaataagAAGTTTCCAACTAAAAAAAGGAACAGAGGGAGCAAGAGAAAAAGGGAAGGCTTTTGCATTTCCGTCCTTAAGCATAAATGCAAtcttttttcttattgtgaaTTTTTGTGAAAAATTATTAAAAATCTGCATACTACTTTTGAGCAAAACATTACTGGTGGTACTCTACTGGTTagcgattttgtttgtttttccttttcaagCATTGCGTGCTGCGCACAGAATGCACTTCACCTCAGTGTGTTTCACTGCGCAGATTGTGCTGTAGGATATGTACAATTAagaattttggtgcaggtggCGGTACCCTTGAATGCCGGCCAATGAGTCCGGCAACAGAACTGGTTGGTGCAGTCGCCGACCATATGGCGACCAGACTGCCAAATCCCTTTGACAGCGACGGGGCCCATGTCAGCGAGGCAGTGCTGTCCCTGCCACCTGTTGCATTATTGGAGGCGATGGTAAATGACAACGAACCAAGCCAAGACGACTTTTCCAGTAAGTAAGGCTGCCCTCTTTAAATACTAGTTACAACTGTCACGGTTAGTTTTCCTCGTGCATGAAGTCCAAAGCCTGGGCTGAGAAAGACGTTGACTGCAAGGGATTCTTTAACGCCCGCTTACATGCCGCATTACACGGGCGTTTACACAGCTCCTCGCACCTGTCGATATGTGGGCGCAGCATCCCAGATTCAATTTGCAACTGGTGCTCGGCTAtcgagcggcactgcagcaaacaCTAGTTATTTTCTGCTCGTGGTATGTGCACGTGCTCAAGCAGGCGGGCCACATATTTATCAGGACTTCTTGGCGGGCTCGTACTGGGTCCATTTTTCGCCATGTCACATACATGTTGAGAAGTTTGTTTTTAGATGTCTACACTAGTCGCGACCatgtaaagcatttgtttttggTTCCCTGTTATGGTCTGAATAGCCTCTGTTTATGGTCTTATTTGTTCTTTGCATGTCATATCACAGTAGTATGTATGTAAGCATAAGAGCCCACCAATTTTGTTACAGCATTGCAGAGTTCTCATGAAGGTattgtatgtgtgtgcatgtttttgcaGGCGAGGTTCCTGCACCCACATCAATGCAGGCAGCACCGTCACCATGGCTGAACAGCCGACAACTAACTGACGAGGCACTTCCTGTTCAGGAAGAGTGCCTCAGTGCAGGCAGACCAACAGTGCTCGTGCCTGTCGTGCCGTCGTGCCAGAGTGTGTCTGAGGACATCACACCAGCACAAATTGCTCGCACGAGGGCAGGTGGCCCCCGAGTTGCTGCGATGGAGCGGACACTGGCTCCTGAAGTAGCAGCCAGAATTAAGGCTATTGAAGCTGAGGACTGGCGGAAGGAAGAGTTACACCAACTCGACCTacaactccgcaggagccagctggccgagcagcggctcaaaaacaaaatgcagcgcaaGCTGCTTTCTCTGGATTTTGAAATCAAAAAGCGGCAGTTAGAAGCACTGAAGCggtaaatagaaaaataaaattaacttGTACATTAACTTGTACATATTTGTCTCGGAACACTTCTGTGTACAATTACCaacactgtcgtcattttgatgcaGTCGTACAGTATTTGCATGttccttcagtttcttaaaaacaatgttctttatttaacaCACTTGCACATGTATAGACAGTATAAGGAAATATAATATGGAAAGGA
The genomic region above belongs to Amblyomma americanum isolate KBUSLIRL-KWMA chromosome 9, ASM5285725v1, whole genome shotgun sequence and contains:
- the LOC144103358 gene encoding uncharacterized protein LOC144103358, coding for MKSRWKKKKSEETREIFRTGGGTLECRPMSPATELVGAVADHMATRLPNPFDSDGAHVSEAVLSLPPVALLEAMVNDNEPSQDDFSSEVPAPTSMQAAPSPWLNSRQLTDEALPVQEECLKCV